In Pseudomonas fakonensis, one DNA window encodes the following:
- the rph gene encoding ribonuclease PH — protein sequence MKRPSGRAADQLRSIRITRNYTKHAEGSVLVEFGDTKVICTVSVENGVPRFLKGQGQGWLTAEYGMLPRSTGERNQREASRGKQGGRTLEIQRLIGRSLRAALDMSKLGDITLYVDCDVIQADGGTRTASITGAMVALCDALAVIKKRGGLKGGNPLKHMIAAVSVGMYQGEAVLDLDYLEDSAAETDLNVVMTSAGGFIEVQGTAEGAPFQPEDFNAMLALAQKGMSEIFELQQAALAD from the coding sequence ATGAAACGTCCAAGTGGTCGCGCCGCCGATCAGCTCCGCTCGATCCGCATTACCCGCAACTACACCAAGCACGCCGAGGGGTCGGTACTGGTCGAGTTCGGTGACACCAAGGTCATCTGCACGGTCAGCGTCGAAAATGGTGTTCCCCGCTTCCTCAAAGGCCAGGGCCAAGGCTGGCTGACTGCCGAATACGGCATGCTGCCGCGTTCCACCGGCGAGCGTAACCAGCGCGAAGCCAGCCGTGGCAAGCAAGGTGGCCGCACCCTGGAAATCCAGCGCCTGATCGGCCGCTCGCTGCGCGCCGCGCTGGACATGAGCAAGCTCGGCGACATCACCCTGTACGTCGACTGCGACGTGATCCAGGCCGATGGCGGCACCCGCACCGCTTCGATCACCGGTGCCATGGTTGCCCTGTGCGACGCCCTGGCGGTGATCAAGAAACGCGGCGGCCTGAAGGGCGGCAACCCGCTCAAGCACATGATCGCCGCAGTCTCGGTGGGCATGTACCAGGGCGAAGCGGTACTGGACCTCGACTACCTCGAGGACTCCGCTGCCGAAACCGACCTGAACGTGGTCATGACCAGTGCCGGTGGTTTCATCGAGGTGCAGGGCACCGCCGAAGGCGCGCCGTTCCAGCCTGAAGACTTCAACGCCATGCTGGCGCTGGCGCAAAAGGGCATGAGCGAGATCTTCGAACTGCAGCAGGCCGCACTGGCCGACTGA
- the rpoZ gene encoding DNA-directed RNA polymerase subunit omega: MARVTVEDCLEHVDNRFELVMLSTKRARQLATGGKEPRVAWENDKPTVVALREIAEGIVTPEFIAAEEIVTEDPVFAAFEDENNEAV, from the coding sequence ATGGCCCGCGTAACTGTTGAAGACTGCCTGGAACACGTGGATAACCGCTTCGAGCTGGTCATGCTCTCGACCAAGCGCGCTCGCCAGCTGGCGACCGGCGGCAAAGAGCCGCGCGTTGCATGGGAAAACGACAAGCCAACCGTCGTTGCCCTGCGCGAAATCGCCGAAGGTATCGTCACCCCTGAATTCATCGCCGCCGAAGAGATCGTCACCGAAGATCCGGTGTTCGCCGCATTCGAGGACGAGAACAACGAGGCGGTCTGA
- a CDS encoding gamma-glutamyl-gamma-aminobutyrate hydrolase family protein — MSAIAVPLIGVSACRQQVGKSSSHTVGDKYVEAAGFAGLPLILPARDGGSDTQALLAQLDGILFTGSPSNVEPHHYNGAPSAEGTRHDLARDRLTLPLLQAAIAAGVPVLCICRGFQELNVALGGSLHQRVHELPGYLDHREPQDAPLEVQYSPRHPVSVAPGGLFEQLGLAAQFEVNSLHSQGIDRLAPGLRVEARAPDGLIEAVSMPDAPGLVLGVQWHPEWRFAENPVSLRLFEAFREACIAHAAREGERRQKPT; from the coding sequence ATGAGCGCAATTGCGGTCCCCTTGATCGGTGTCAGCGCCTGCCGCCAGCAGGTGGGGAAGAGCTCGTCGCACACGGTGGGCGACAAGTATGTCGAGGCCGCAGGCTTTGCCGGGCTGCCGCTGATTCTGCCGGCCCGTGACGGCGGCAGCGACACCCAGGCGTTGCTGGCGCAACTCGATGGCATCCTGTTCACCGGCTCGCCTTCCAATGTCGAGCCGCATCATTACAATGGCGCCCCCAGTGCCGAAGGCACCCGCCACGACCTGGCCCGCGACCGCCTGACCTTGCCGTTGCTGCAGGCGGCGATTGCGGCCGGGGTGCCGGTGTTGTGCATTTGCCGTGGCTTCCAGGAGCTCAACGTGGCCCTGGGCGGTAGCCTGCACCAGCGGGTGCACGAGCTGCCCGGCTACCTCGACCACCGCGAACCGCAGGATGCACCGCTTGAGGTGCAATACAGCCCGCGCCACCCGGTCAGCGTCGCGCCGGGCGGGCTGTTCGAGCAGTTGGGCCTGGCTGCGCAGTTCGAGGTCAACTCGCTGCACAGCCAGGGCATCGACCGCCTGGCCCCGGGCCTGCGGGTCGAGGCGCGGGCTCCGGATGGCCTGATCGAAGCCGTATCGATGCCGGATGCGCCGGGCCTGGTGCTTGGCGTGCAATGGCACCCGGAATGGCGTTTCGCCGAAAACCCGGTCTCGCTGCGCCTGTTCGAGGCGTTTCGCGAGGCCTGCATTGCCCATGCTGCACGGGAAGGTGAGCGTCGCCAGAAACCGACGTAA
- a CDS encoding LysR family transcriptional regulator — protein sequence MQYQITHADLSLVLALERGRSLAKAAELLKVDVSTVFRSIRRLESALGTALFVKSRKGYLPTDTAQALAEQAERAEQALDAARIALTCGEQVVSGTVRLTCTEAVLHSLLLPALAEFMPNYPALSLEMGTSNTFANLSRRDADIALRLTNTPPEHLVGRCLGSTSYVICGRPELRERLDAAATSVPWIAPDDSMQDHATVVWRNQQHPGLTPRYQCSGMSTIAQLVTTGLGVAALPDYMVHALPGVEALSGPLPGCDTQLWLLTRPDCRALRSVQTLFEELTPRLRDAML from the coding sequence ATGCAATATCAGATCACCCATGCGGACCTGTCTCTGGTCCTGGCCCTGGAACGCGGCCGCTCACTGGCAAAGGCTGCCGAACTGCTCAAGGTGGACGTTTCCACGGTGTTTCGCTCGATCCGCCGGCTGGAATCGGCGCTGGGCACCGCGCTGTTCGTCAAAAGCCGCAAGGGCTACCTGCCCACCGACACCGCCCAGGCCCTGGCCGAGCAGGCCGAGCGCGCCGAGCAGGCGCTGGACGCTGCGCGCATCGCCCTGACCTGCGGCGAGCAGGTGGTCAGCGGCACCGTGCGCCTGACCTGCACCGAAGCCGTGCTGCACAGTCTGCTACTGCCGGCACTGGCCGAGTTCATGCCCAACTACCCGGCGCTGTCGCTGGAAATGGGCACCTCCAACACCTTCGCCAACCTCAGCCGGCGTGACGCCGACATTGCCCTGCGCCTGACCAACACCCCGCCGGAACACCTGGTGGGCCGCTGCCTGGGCTCCACCAGCTACGTGATCTGCGGCCGCCCGGAGCTGCGCGAACGGCTGGACGCCGCAGCCACCAGCGTGCCGTGGATCGCCCCCGACGACTCCATGCAGGACCACGCCACGGTGGTCTGGCGCAACCAGCAGCACCCCGGGCTGACCCCGCGCTACCAGTGCAGCGGCATGTCGACCATCGCCCAACTGGTGACCACCGGCCTGGGCGTGGCGGCGCTGCCGGACTACATGGTGCATGCCTTGCCGGGCGTCGAGGCGTTGAGCGGGCCGCTGCCGGGCTGCGATACCCAGCTGTGGCTGCTGACCCGGCCCGATTGCCGGGCGTTGCGCTCGGTGCAGACCTTGTTCGAGGAACTGACGCCGCGGTTGCGTGATGCGATGCTGTGA
- a CDS encoding APC family permease, which translates to MNDYTDAGRPPDAADSGTTSRSKGLAKGRLGLLASVVLGISTIAPVYTLTGALGPTVREVGAHLPAVFIVGFLPMLLVALGYRELNSAEPDSGTSFTWSARAFGPMIGWIGGWGLVVATTIVLSNLAGVAVDFFYLFLAQITGEQQLAALADNLLVNISTCCVFIALAVWICCRGMATTMTVQYGLVALQLLVLIGFAFAAFSETTAPPPLAFDLAWFNPFGVESFSAFAAGLSLSIFIFWGWDVCLTVSEESVGSEEVPGKAATWTVLLILGLYLVTAIATLQFAGISDEGLGLNNPRIQENVFAHLAGPVMGPLAILMSIAVLASTAASLQSTFVSPARTLLAMGYYGAVPQRFAEVCPRSQTPRYATICAGVAAALFYVTMRTLSENVLADTITALGMMICFYYSLTAFACVWYFRHSLFTSLRHLFMRGLCPLVGGVILSVIFVRTAIDSASPDFGSGSHVGGLGLVFVIAAIISALGIVLMMLSRLRLPAYFLGATLRQQATIQLQE; encoded by the coding sequence ATGAACGATTACACAGACGCTGGCCGCCCACCCGATGCGGCCGACTCGGGCACCACTTCGCGCAGCAAGGGCTTGGCCAAGGGCCGCCTGGGCCTGCTGGCCAGCGTGGTGCTGGGCATTTCCACCATCGCCCCGGTCTACACCCTGACCGGCGCCCTCGGCCCGACCGTGCGCGAGGTCGGCGCCCACCTGCCGGCAGTGTTCATCGTCGGCTTTCTGCCGATGCTGCTGGTGGCCCTGGGTTACCGCGAGCTGAACTCGGCGGAGCCTGACAGCGGCACCTCGTTCACCTGGTCGGCGCGGGCATTCGGGCCGATGATCGGCTGGATCGGCGGCTGGGGGCTGGTGGTCGCCACCACCATCGTGCTGTCCAACCTGGCCGGTGTGGCGGTGGATTTCTTCTACCTGTTCCTCGCCCAGATCACTGGTGAGCAGCAGTTGGCGGCCCTGGCCGACAACCTGCTGGTGAACATCAGCACCTGTTGCGTGTTCATTGCCCTGGCGGTGTGGATCTGCTGTCGCGGCATGGCCACCACCATGACGGTGCAGTACGGGCTGGTGGCATTGCAGCTGCTGGTGCTGATCGGCTTTGCGTTTGCCGCTTTCAGCGAAACCACCGCACCGCCGCCGCTGGCCTTTGACCTGGCCTGGTTCAACCCGTTCGGCGTCGAGTCGTTCTCGGCGTTTGCCGCTGGCCTGTCGCTGTCGATCTTCATCTTCTGGGGCTGGGATGTGTGCCTGACCGTCAGCGAAGAGTCGGTCGGCAGTGAAGAGGTGCCGGGCAAGGCAGCCACCTGGACCGTGCTGCTGATTCTCGGCCTGTACCTGGTCACCGCCATCGCCACGTTGCAGTTCGCCGGTATCAGCGACGAGGGCCTGGGCCTGAACAATCCGCGCATCCAGGAGAACGTCTTCGCCCACCTGGCCGGCCCGGTGATGGGGCCGCTGGCGATCCTGATGTCCATCGCGGTGCTGGCCAGCACCGCGGCGTCGTTGCAGTCGACCTTCGTCTCGCCGGCGCGCACGCTGCTTGCCATGGGCTACTACGGCGCGGTGCCGCAGCGCTTTGCCGAGGTCTGCCCGCGCTCGCAAACCCCGCGTTACGCGACCATCTGCGCAGGCGTTGCTGCCGCGCTGTTCTACGTGACCATGCGCACCCTGAGCGAGAACGTGCTGGCCGACACCATCACCGCCCTGGGCATGATGATCTGCTTCTACTATTCGCTGACCGCGTTCGCCTGCGTGTGGTACTTCCGCCACAGCCTGTTCACCAGCCTGCGCCACTTGTTCATGCGCGGCCTGTGCCCGTTGGTGGGTGGGGTGATCTTGTCGGTGATCTTCGTGCGCACCGCCATCGACAGCGCCTCGCCGGACTTCGGCAGTGGCTCGCATGTAGGGGGGCTGGGGTTGGTGTTCGTGATCGCGGCAATCATCTCGGCGCTGGGCATCGTGCTGATGATGCTCTCGCGGCTGCGCCTGCCGGCGTACTTCCTGGGGGCGACGCTGCGTCAGCAGGCGACCATTCAGTTGCAGGAATAA
- a CDS encoding exodeoxyribonuclease III — MRIISVNVNGIQAAAERGLLSWLQAQNADVICLQDTRASAFELDDPAFQLDGYFLYACDAEVPTQGGVALYSRMQPKAVITGLGFETADRYGRYLQADFDKVSIATLLLPSGMNGDEDLNQKFKLMDDFAKYLDKQRRKRREYIYCGSFYVAQQKLDIKNWRDSQQSVGFLPPERAWMDAITGEMGYVDALREVSREGDQYSWWPDNEQAEMLNLGFRFDYQILTPGLRRFVRNARLPRQPRFSRHAPLIVDYDWTLTI; from the coding sequence ATGCGGATCATCAGTGTGAACGTTAATGGCATTCAGGCTGCGGCCGAGCGTGGTTTGCTCAGCTGGCTACAAGCCCAGAATGCCGACGTCATCTGCCTTCAGGATACCCGCGCCTCGGCCTTTGAACTCGACGACCCAGCTTTCCAGCTCGATGGCTATTTCCTTTACGCCTGCGACGCGGAGGTGCCCACCCAAGGTGGCGTGGCACTTTACTCGCGCATGCAGCCCAAGGCAGTCATCACCGGCCTGGGCTTCGAGACGGCCGACCGCTACGGGCGCTACCTGCAGGCAGATTTCGACAAAGTCAGTATTGCTACCCTGCTGCTGCCCTCGGGCATGAACGGCGACGAAGACTTGAACCAGAAATTCAAGTTGATGGACGACTTCGCCAAGTACCTGGACAAGCAGCGTCGCAAGCGTCGCGAATACATCTACTGCGGCTCGTTCTACGTGGCGCAGCAGAAGCTCGACATCAAGAACTGGCGCGACAGCCAGCAGTCGGTGGGCTTCCTGCCGCCGGAGCGCGCCTGGATGGACGCCATCACCGGCGAAATGGGCTATGTCGATGCGCTGCGTGAAGTCAGCCGCGAAGGCGACCAGTACAGCTGGTGGCCAGACAACGAACAGGCCGAGATGCTCAACCTGGGCTTCCGGTTCGACTACCAGATCCTCACCCCAGGCCTGCGCCGCTTCGTACGCAACGCCCGTCTGCCGCGCCAGCCGCGCTTCTCGCGCCACGCGCCGCTGATCGTCGACTACGACTGGACGCTGACCATCTGA
- a CDS encoding YicC/YloC family endoribonuclease, producing MVHSMTAFARAERAGSQGTLVWELRSVNHRYLEPHLRLPEALRDLEGAVREGLRQGLSRGKVECTLRLSEDSTGKPLQVDRERAAQLVAAAETVASLIKQPAPLNPLEVLAWPGVLVADASDPQALNAEAIALFDEALAELKAGRQREGVELARLINERLDSMASEVTTLRALVPQMLAVQRQKILDRFADMKAELDPQRLEQEMVLLAQKSDVAEELDRLSTHVNEVRRVLKSGGAAGRRLDFLMQELNREANTLGSKAFDPRSTQAAVNLKVLIEQMREQVQNIE from the coding sequence ATGGTGCACAGCATGACCGCCTTCGCCCGCGCCGAGCGCGCCGGCAGCCAAGGCACCCTGGTCTGGGAGCTGCGCTCGGTCAACCATCGCTACCTCGAACCCCACCTGCGCCTGCCCGAGGCCCTGCGCGACCTCGAAGGCGCAGTGCGCGAGGGCCTGCGCCAGGGCCTGTCGCGAGGCAAGGTGGAATGCACCCTGCGCCTGTCCGAGGACAGCACCGGCAAGCCGTTGCAGGTCGACCGCGAGCGCGCCGCGCAGCTGGTGGCCGCCGCCGAGACCGTGGCCAGCCTGATCAAGCAGCCGGCGCCGCTCAACCCCCTTGAAGTGCTGGCCTGGCCCGGCGTGCTGGTGGCCGACGCCAGCGACCCGCAAGCGCTCAACGCCGAAGCCATCGCCCTGTTCGACGAAGCCCTGGCCGAGCTCAAGGCTGGCCGGCAGCGCGAGGGCGTGGAACTGGCGCGGTTGATCAACGAGCGCCTGGACAGCATGGCCAGCGAGGTCACCACCCTGCGCGCACTGGTGCCGCAGATGCTGGCGGTGCAGCGGCAGAAGATCCTCGATCGCTTCGCCGACATGAAGGCCGAGCTGGACCCACAGCGCCTGGAGCAGGAGATGGTGCTGCTGGCCCAGAAAAGCGACGTTGCCGAAGAGCTCGACCGCCTCAGCACCCACGTCAACGAGGTGCGCCGGGTGCTCAAGTCTGGCGGTGCTGCGGGCCGGCGCCTGGATTTCTTGATGCAGGAGCTCAACCGCGAAGCCAACACCCTGGGCTCCAAGGCCTTCGACCCACGCAGCACGCAAGCGGCGGTCAACCTGAAGGTGCTGATCGAGCAGATGCGTGAACAAGTACAGAACATCGAGTAA
- the gmk gene encoding guanylate kinase produces MNHSSGTLYIVSAPSGAGKTSLVTALIKDDPKVSVSVSHTTRNMRPGEEHGVNYHFVSHDDFKALIAQDDFLEHAEVFGNFYGTSRSALQQVLDQGNDLILEIDWQGAQQVRKLMPEARSIFILPPSQQALRQRLDGRGQDSAEIIAGRMKEAVSEMVHYDEYEYVIINDDFAVALEEMKAVFASNRLLLNKQQQRHGELLKQLIG; encoded by the coding sequence ATGAACCACAGCAGCGGCACCCTCTACATCGTTTCGGCCCCCTCCGGCGCCGGCAAGACCAGCCTGGTCACCGCCCTGATCAAGGACGACCCGAAGGTCAGCGTCTCGGTATCGCACACCACACGCAACATGCGCCCGGGCGAAGAACACGGGGTGAACTACCACTTCGTCAGCCATGACGACTTCAAGGCGCTGATCGCCCAGGACGACTTCCTCGAGCACGCCGAGGTGTTCGGCAACTTCTACGGCACCTCGCGCAGCGCGCTGCAGCAAGTGCTGGACCAGGGCAACGACCTGATCCTCGAAATCGACTGGCAAGGCGCACAGCAGGTGCGCAAGCTGATGCCCGAGGCGCGTTCGATCTTCATCCTGCCACCGAGCCAGCAGGCCCTGCGCCAGCGCCTGGACGGCCGTGGCCAGGACAGCGCAGAGATCATCGCCGGGCGCATGAAGGAAGCGGTCAGCGAGATGGTGCATTACGACGAGTACGAGTACGTCATCATCAATGACGACTTCGCCGTGGCGCTGGAAGAGATGAAGGCCGTGTTCGCCTCGAACCGGTTGCTGCTGAACAAGCAGCAGCAGCGCCATGGTGAGCTGCTGAAACAGCTGATTGGCTGA
- a CDS encoding glutamine synthetase family protein, whose product MTSVSPCARSSREMNEFLEAHPDTQYVDLLISDMNGVVRGKRIERASLHKVYEKGINLPASLFALDINGSTVESTGLGLDIGDADRICYPIPGSLADEPWQKRPTAQLLMTMHELEGEPFFADPREVLRQVVSKFDALGLDICAAFELEFYLIDQDNLNGRPQPPRSPISGKRPQSTQVYLIDDLDEYADCLQDMLEAAKEQGLPADAIVKESAPAQFEVNLHHVADPLKACDYAILLKRLIKNVAYDHEMDTTFMAKPYPGQAGNGLHVHISLLDKKTGKNIFASDDPLESDTLRHAIGGVLQTMPASMAFLCPNINSYRRFGAQFYVPNAPSWGLDNRTVALRVPTDSSDNVRIEHRVAGADANPYLMLAAILAGIHHGLTHQVEPGAPIEGNSYEQLEQSLPNNLRDALRALDDSEVLNQYISPDYIDIFVACKESELAEFEVSISDLEYNWYLHTV is encoded by the coding sequence ATGACGTCGGTCTCCCCGTGCGCCCGTTCTTCCCGCGAAATGAACGAATTCCTCGAAGCCCACCCGGACACCCAGTACGTTGACCTGCTGATCTCCGACATGAACGGGGTGGTACGTGGCAAGCGCATCGAGCGCGCCAGCCTGCACAAGGTGTACGAGAAGGGCATCAACCTGCCGGCCTCGCTGTTCGCCCTGGACATCAACGGCTCCACCGTCGAAAGCACAGGCCTGGGCCTGGACATCGGCGACGCCGACCGCATCTGCTATCCGATCCCCGGCAGCCTGGCCGACGAGCCGTGGCAGAAACGCCCCACCGCGCAGTTGCTGATGACCATGCACGAGCTTGAAGGCGAGCCGTTCTTCGCCGACCCGCGCGAGGTGCTGCGCCAGGTGGTGAGCAAGTTCGACGCCCTGGGCCTGGATATCTGCGCCGCGTTCGAGCTTGAGTTCTACCTGATCGACCAGGACAACCTCAACGGCCGCCCGCAGCCGCCGCGCTCGCCGATTTCGGGCAAGCGTCCGCAGTCGACCCAGGTGTACCTGATCGACGACCTCGACGAGTACGCCGACTGCCTGCAGGACATGCTCGAAGCGGCCAAGGAGCAAGGCCTGCCGGCCGACGCCATCGTCAAGGAAAGCGCCCCGGCGCAGTTCGAGGTCAACCTGCACCACGTCGCCGACCCGCTCAAGGCCTGCGACTACGCGATCCTGCTCAAGCGGCTGATCAAGAACGTCGCCTACGACCATGAAATGGACACCACCTTCATGGCCAAGCCCTACCCGGGCCAGGCCGGCAACGGCCTGCACGTGCACATCTCCTTGCTGGACAAGAAGACCGGCAAGAACATCTTCGCAAGCGACGACCCACTTGAAAGCGACACGCTGCGCCACGCCATCGGTGGCGTGCTGCAGACCATGCCGGCGTCGATGGCCTTCCTGTGCCCGAACATCAACTCGTACCGGCGCTTCGGTGCGCAGTTCTACGTGCCCAACGCGCCAAGCTGGGGCCTGGACAACCGCACCGTGGCCCTGCGTGTGCCCACCGACAGCAGCGACAACGTGCGCATCGAGCACCGCGTGGCCGGCGCCGACGCCAACCCCTACCTGATGCTTGCGGCAATCCTCGCCGGCATCCACCACGGCCTGACCCACCAGGTCGAGCCGGGTGCGCCGATCGAAGGCAACTCCTACGAGCAGCTGGAACAGAGCCTGCCGAACAACCTGCGCGACGCACTGCGCGCGCTGGATGACAGCGAAGTGCTCAACCAATACATCAGCCCGGACTACATCGATATCTTCGTGGCCTGCAAGGAAAGCGAGCTGGCCGAGTTCGAAGTGTCGATCTCCGACCTCGAGTACAACTGGTACCTGCACACGGTGTAA
- a CDS encoding DUF4870 domain-containing protein codes for MNELDPVNLPSADVRQWAMFCHLSALLGLLIPLGHLLGPLVLWHLKREQDAFIDAQGKEALNFQISVTLASFACFVLMFVFIGIVLFAMLMVAVLILIILAAVRANEGKAYRYPLIWRPIK; via the coding sequence ATGAACGAGCTCGACCCGGTCAACCTGCCCAGCGCCGATGTACGGCAATGGGCGATGTTCTGCCACCTCAGCGCGTTGCTCGGGCTGTTGATCCCGCTGGGCCACCTGCTCGGGCCGCTGGTGCTGTGGCACCTCAAGCGCGAGCAGGACGCCTTCATCGACGCCCAGGGCAAGGAGGCGCTGAACTTTCAGATCAGCGTCACCCTGGCGAGCTTCGCCTGCTTCGTGCTGATGTTCGTGTTCATCGGCATCGTGCTGTTCGCCATGCTGATGGTGGCGGTGCTGATCCTGATCATCCTGGCGGCGGTCAGGGCCAACGAGGGCAAGGCGTATCGCTACCCGCTGATCTGGCGGCCGATCAAGTAA